The proteins below are encoded in one region of Candidatus Hydrogenedens sp.:
- a CDS encoding GNAT family protein, with protein sequence MSIVTKTFIRRADREDLDLLVRWMEDEDFQYFLYGDPARSPRLIRDQIVGYLSKTAGSPIPGSVYFIVDSPNGPIGMISLQNISWRNRSCNLDVYISPQHRGHLSTGINVYRALEYAFDELNMHRVSAIIYAFNQPSWRLLEFLGAKREVTLKDHILRNGIWHDVFVYGLLKQEFNVWREKYAEQSKEVTLQKMIESMKCYLEKNL encoded by the coding sequence GTGAGTATTGTTACAAAAACATTTATTCGTAGAGCAGATAGAGAGGACCTCGACCTGCTTGTTCGCTGGATGGAAGATGAAGATTTTCAATACTTCCTTTATGGAGACCCTGCACGTTCCCCTCGTCTTATTCGTGACCAGATTGTAGGTTATTTAAGTAAAACCGCAGGCAGTCCTATCCCTGGAAGTGTTTATTTCATCGTCGATTCGCCTAACGGACCTATTGGCATGATTTCATTACAAAATATCAGTTGGCGGAATCGTTCCTGTAATCTTGATGTCTACATATCACCTCAACATCGAGGACACCTTTCAACAGGGATTAATGTATACCGTGCATTAGAGTATGCCTTTGACGAATTAAACATGCACCGTGTTTCTGCAATTATCTACGCTTTTAATCAACCCTCTTGGAGATTGCTCGAGTTTCTGGGTGCTAAAAGGGAAGTAACCTTAAAAGACCATATACTGCGAAATGGTATCTGGCACGATGTGTTTGTTTACGGCTTACTAAAACAAGAATTTAATGTATGGCGTGAAAAATATGCTGAACAATCCAAAGAAGTCACTTTGCAAAAAATGATAGAGTCCATGAAATGCTATTTGGAGAAAAATTTGTGA
- a CDS encoding GNAT family protein, which translates to MINKEHAIIRTSDLFDAKHLLRFYASENMYGALLDGKREPILPNQSELEELLQNKDATQSFYAVEDKEGNLHGFIVLKGINQEALFGEIILLFDNQTYLTNSPLIHDALEFIENKAFRQLHLKKLVTTCIDEEEPLKNFLQQHLYILAGIMREVLFARGKWHNLETWVKLSSTTN; encoded by the coding sequence ATGATTAACAAGGAACATGCCATCATTCGCACATCAGACCTATTTGATGCCAAACATTTATTACGATTTTACGCCAGTGAAAACATGTACGGAGCCTTACTTGATGGAAAGCGTGAGCCTATTCTGCCCAATCAGAGTGAATTGGAGGAACTCCTACAAAACAAAGATGCAACACAATCTTTTTATGCAGTCGAAGATAAAGAAGGGAACCTCCACGGGTTCATTGTTTTGAAGGGTATCAATCAGGAGGCTCTCTTTGGTGAAATCATTCTTTTATTCGATAATCAAACGTATTTAACAAATTCACCATTAATCCATGATGCATTAGAATTTATCGAAAATAAGGCATTCCGACAACTTCACTTAAAAAAACTTGTGACCACCTGCATCGATGAAGAAGAGCCTCTTAAAAATTTCCTTCAACAACACCTATATATTCTGGCAGGAATAATGCGGGAGGTGTTATTTGCTCGTGGAAAATGGCATAATCTTGAAACATGGGTTAAATTAAGTTCTACCACGAACTAA